The Lycium barbarum isolate Lr01 chromosome 4, ASM1917538v2, whole genome shotgun sequence nucleotide sequence aacgatcataatgaatcgtgtcccatttttcatttactacaacaaggcagaaggaattaaaattctcatatgtacaaacattttgcaaacgcaaaagctggtataacaaaatcttgggtgtctttctgttaaaaggatttcgccccgatggtaaccgccgtattccggcactgccccactcacatactctatatcgaggattgtgcccgaaattcgacaaaggcgacaaggtcacaatgacccaagccaaagctcGACAAATTCCCTCaaaacggggactgctacatcaaaaactttgccaaggttgaaaaaataccgaccctgaagaaaatgcctatcgtaattcggaggcatttgaacttatgaagcatcggataagtcccacgggcacggtgaattaaGGACTATAagtcgacctgtcctaaaacggaccaacgatcatgaccaaaataatggcaaacattcaaaacaaagaaataagaaggtaacgacgagctgacagggccaccggtttcggaaattatccactccccgttactccgatagatcggagatccgggaagtgtggggctatctgtatacggtaaaaaccggacgcgaggcaaaccggtggagcgaggggccgactgatctgccttcttcgtcattggaacgaccaagcccggtgacccgagcattcgtggccgttggtccgagcattcgtggccgttggtccgtgtggtcgttggtccgagtagccgttggtccgagtagccgttagtccgggtggccgttggtccgagtagccgttggtccgggtggccgttgcacgcgggccacgcgccagtaacgtcctgtcctggtcaactacccactatgcgtgtgtcagacggcgccgtcagtctaatcccaccaaatccgtgcagagctgtccttgttgatattattttattagctcacatcatatgagacccatggaggtcacactataaatagagcacatccctctCCTTTGCAGGGGCTGGCTCCCCGGGATCAacaacatttttgtactagaagatatatacaaatctctctctcaatattagattttggtccggaatcattgtgttcatctctattacttgttcaaacaaataatacttatatgttagtagatgtataaatccacagtggtcctctaagcatcatcgttttcttcacatcttaaccatacgaatcttgtatccatcaaatatatcgagattcaaacacatatcctatacccgcgtacaaattcaattgatttaccaAATTCGGGGTGAACAATATTATTTTATAAGAGTGGTATTTCCAAGATTCAGAATTTATTTCACTATTCAGATATTTAAAATCTCTATCAAAGACATAGAAAGAATCTCTCAAGAGTAAGGAGAAATCTCTCATTTCTATTGCTGATGAGACATTTATGTATTCTTGATCCAAAGAAAAAAATCGAGATGTGTTTTATAAAGTCTATATCGTACGTAGCACCCAGTCGACAAGGATTGGTTCCCGTCATCCTTAACCAGAGATTATGGGTTCGAGCCCtgtgtataaaaataaaaaatcatagTAGGGAGCACTTTGATTTAATGAATCTTACACAACGTGAATCCGGACTAATTGAGGGTCTAATGCGGATACTAGACACCTCATGGGAAACTAGTGAGACATAAATTATTTGTGGATAGTGACTACACTGGCaaaaccctacttattttttGCATATCTTTCCAACAATTAAGCCATATTTTTTGCCATTTTTAACATCTGATTAAGCtgatatcatttttttttgtttttagatGTCTTCCATCACGTTAAATTGATAACAAAATCCCTCCTTTTAAGTACTACCAAATCTTTCCATCTTTTAAGCACCTCACTCTCCTGTGAACTATTCTAAATTTCTAACGGAAAAAACTAATCACACTCCATACttattaataaatttagaatagTTCACTCCGTACAACTATTCTATGCTAGAAAAAGTCAGTCTGCGTTCAAGCGTTTTACTAGAACTTCCTCAGTTAACTCGGGGAATTCAATTTCTTGAATAAGCAAGGAATAAGCGCTACTAGCGTTGGTAGGAGCGGCGGGATGATGATGAGTATATAAATCAATAAAGACCAAAAAAGAATAAATGGCAAGAGAAATTCTTATGATATTTCATATTTAATCTTCACCTAATCGTGATCCTTCTGTGGTGAATCTTCTCAAACTTAATAAACTATTAACTAGTAAATCTTCTAGTCACCCTTTCATTATGTACATCTATCTATATTGTTACTCCATAATCAGAGTAGTAACATTTAGTGCTCAAAGTAATCTAGATATAACATTTGTATAGGGATAAAAACTTACATAAGTATAGGGTTAAATGTGCTTAGACAAGAATCGCGAGGGTCAAAATAGGTTATACTATCAGAGGCTTCACGTTCGAGGCTGAATATGGAAAAAGAGCTTTCCCTTAAATGGGTCTTACACGGCACGAATACAAATTAGTCGGGCCCCAATGCGGGTAATGGACACCtaataaaaaaccaaaaaaaaataaaaaatctgacttgatgaaaatatatatatcctcaAATGCTGTTCTAGTTCTAAGATCAGTTAATATGGCCATGAGAAGTTATTTTCACTTCTTAATTCTTACTGTTTTTGTTGTATTGGGATCATCATCTATGGAGAAAAAAACTAAGAATCAGCTATTGAAGGCTGCGAAAGACGGAAAAACaagtacttcttcttcatctcaaagAGAAACAAACCTCGTTGATCTGCCATtcgacatcataatcaatatcgTAAATCGATTGCCATTTAAATCTGTCTTTCAATTCCATCGCGTTTGCAAATCGTGGCGTTCTCTTATATCCACACCAAGAATCGCCTATCATATCAACCATGTATCTGATAAAAAATACACACTGATGAGGAGCATTGATGTTTCGCGCCAAAGGACATTTAAGATTCCGATTGATTTACAATTCCCAGATTTCATGCTATTGCCCCCTGTTAATGGAATACTCTGCATTTGTGAACCTATATTATCCCATGTCACTTATGTGTACTTGTGGAACCCTTTAACTCATGAATTCAAAGCTTTGCCTAAGCCAAGTGTTCATTTGGGATATGTTGCTGTTAGCTTTGGCTTTGGCTTTGTTCCTAATAGCAATGATTACAAAGTAGTGAGGGTACTTCGACATGAGAGAAAACCTGATTACCAGACTGAAATTTACTCTTTGAATCGCAATACTTGGAAAAGGATTAGTAAAATCACTGGAAATGAGAGAGATGTGAGTGTATTCCGCTCTCGTAGATATTGCACTGGTGCTTTGACTGTTGATCTGGAGAAAGAAGTGATTACTGAAGCGGATTATAGGTATGCAACATCTGAATCTCCTTCGTCAAAAAATACACTTCgtatacaaggttaaaattatttttatgtaaatATAGTACAGTCAAAGTCAAGCCTCTCTATAACAGGTTGTTTGTTCCAATATTGTTTGGCTGCTATagcaaaatgttgttatagaatATATAATgtaacataacatgaaagattGGCTCCACAGAAAATAtggttgttatagtgaaatgtgGTAGAGGATGACAGTTATGGAGAGTTATGATTGATGGTGAATCCCTTTGCTTTGTGTGTTTACTTCGTTATATTTTGAATCTCCTTAGTGACAATTCTGGACCCTCTGTTGTGTATATTACATTCCTTTATGGATTCAGGATTCTGTTTATTGACTTGAAAAATGACTAAATGACCGACACGGCTTTATTTTCTCTAAATGAAGGAAGCATTGTAGAACAATCACTTGGAGCAATGAAGGAGGTGCTATATTACTGACATTTCCTGAAGATGATCTGGTTCTATGCCGCAGCGGATATTGCAACAGATCATCAACAATGTTCGCTGGGAGCCTTGTTTCCCTCAACAGAGATCATGACGATCTTGGCTCATAGGTTGGAGTCCTTTTGAATCTTCGTATATGGATAAGCTATAGTATACACTAACTGAGTAAAAATCTTCTACACTGTCGGTTAAAttctttgcatttttttttttaccaaatgtTTCTGGAGTTGTGTTGTCAAAATGTTCATTTAAGGCGCACTTAAACCCTGAAGTTCGAAAAAGCTCAGAGAGGGAGTTTCGCCTCGCTTAAGCTGTAATTGTGTATACTAAGGCGTGTGCATCATTGCCATGAGTTTTATCTTGAACAAAGCAAATATAATCAGCAAAAGAGATATATTAATCATTGACTAAACATTTTAAATGAATTTTATACTTTATTCTAGCATTACATAAGTATAGTTTTACTTCTTCTTCATTGCGTCTTTTTTGTTAACTATTGGCCACACTTTAATTctgctttgcgcttaaagccctaATAGACCTGGTGCACTTTCTAAAGCTTTttgcctttgacaacactgctcTGGAGCATAGTGAAAAACAATGTAACATTGGCATGTTAGGCCTTGAAGATCATAGCTTTTGTTACTGAGTAAGAAGCTTTTAGTACTAGTGTTTTTCTGTTTTGCAGATGGGGCTAATGATTAAGAACAATGAAGAGTGGCTCTTTCTTGGAAATCTCTAATAAGTGACTGGAGCTTATCATTTGTAAACCTTAGTCCAGATCCTTATATTTCTGAAGTTTTCAAAGTGCCAATAAGTATCATCTGGTTTCCAAGCTTTTAGCATTTCTTGATGATATGTACATACTTTAGTTGGTTAAACATAGTTTTGAAATACAAGTCAATATAATCGgcgttttctctttttttttttttaatttgcatCCAGTTCTTGTAGCTAGTGGTAGATTGCTTAAGCCTGTTCTTAACTGCTGTACAGAATAGTTTGTATTCATGGTCTGTTGTATTCACATCTTGAGAAGTGTGTGTTTTTTCAGAACTTCATAAGCACATAGTAGAGCCCCAAGACTTTGATGGAACGCGGCCCTTCCTTTATGAtgatatatacaacaacaactatagctCAATCCCGAACAATTTGGGGTTGGGTATTGGAACTCTAAGGGTCCTCAGTATCTTGATGAAAGTTTATGTACCCTCCGCTTAGCCACTGGACTCTGTCTGTCAATGAGCTTTCAACCTGTGATATACAAAATCATCAACTCTCCATGTGATTTTGTGCTGCTGCAATCTTCTCCCTTGCGTGCATCCTTGTCAATAAGATCGCGAGCTAGCAACTGTTGTTCCACGGACTCTACAATCATTTCAAGAAGTAATGTTGCTGTTATATTAGGGTAGGTCACTTGGTGTGAGGCCCTAATCTTTTACCATTTGGTGATGAATCCAATCCCGCCAATGTAGTATTCCTCTTCCCTATATAATTATAAAAAGTTTAAAACATATGGAGTTTTGATGAAGAATTGCATGTCTATGAAACATGCAAAAATATATACAATCATTCCGGCATCTAAGGTCGGGCCTAGCGATCATTGAAATGAGACGAGGATTAAATCTCAGCAAAGGCCAAAAAGTTAGGTGATTCCAGCCTGCCTAAACCTTGATGGAATAGTCAAGGTCTCGAGGTGAGCGTGATCTGGCTAGTAATATGAAGTTTAGTCATTATTTATTAAGGCCTTTCCAGAGAGAGAAATAGAAATCAAGCAGCCTAGTAATAAGCAGTTAAGTCAACGGATTTATCCAGTGTCGGTCATGGAATTAAACTGAGATACTCCAGTTGGCCCGGACGCCACAATTTTAAAAAGCTACTATTAAGTCACTTTTCCCCCAAAAGATGCATCTTTATTGTTCTTGTTATTTTGTATGCATAATGTTTTAATGAAGAAGATCTCTTCGATCCTATTTCATTTCTTGTATAATATCAGTGTGTCCACtctatatggtttgctttagACAAGTTATTTAAGCTCTCCTATTAAACAATAGCAGAAAAATTCCAGTATTCATCATTTTTTCACGTCACTATTATTAATAAAAAGAAATGATAGTTGATTCATGAATTCCAACAATTCAATTCTATTATTCCATTATTCATACTACTGAATTCAAATTTATACTAAAAATGTACTAGTTGTCTTGTTCGTCGTCTCAATATATTCTCAC carries:
- the LOC132637951 gene encoding F-box protein At3g07870-like — translated: MAMRSYFHFLILTVFVVLGSSSMEKKTKNQLLKAAKDGKTSTSSSSQRETNLVDLPFDIIINIVNRLPFKSVFQFHRVCKSWRSLISTPRIAYHINHVSDKKYTLMRSIDVSRQRTFKIPIDLQFPDFMLLPPVNGILCICEPILSHVTYVYLWNPLTHEFKALPKPSVHLGYVAVSFGFGFVPNSNDYKVVRVLRHERKPDYQTEIYSLNRNTWKRISKITGNERDVSVFRSRRYCTGALTVDLEKEVITEADYRKHCRTITWSNEGGAILLTFPEDDLMGLMIKNNEEWLFLGNL